The following are encoded together in the Glycine max cultivar Williams 82 chromosome 8, Glycine_max_v4.0, whole genome shotgun sequence genome:
- the LOC121175294 gene encoding uncharacterized protein, whose protein sequence is MESESKQVKQKLGVLDILKEAVTFYVSNINFIIFTFLNSLPFFFVMLYFEILFQQTIVETPEIFSLLPFNERNHAYELDVIYDYGTNIPSRSFRKNYLPDKSFSKDYLPVLILLGFIYLVPLHVLELCSAVVTMDSASKLYSEENNMSVMDMFKRSIDISIMKGTFITSLYMLFWSTCLLIAFPWMAGNCYVLFRDLGYYIFFAVICFLVFVKLLKVYLEWSAIWNMSFVISVVDGIYGIGALRVSYYLSRGNQKRGLLVMLVFFALGLCLRLSCVSLGCYKGGYGIFVQIGLLAVLNTLKWLSCMIYFSDCKERKMQKKVDEESGKDLAK, encoded by the coding sequence ATGGAGAGTGAAAGCAAGCAAGTTAAGCAGAAGCTGGGGGTCTTGGATATCCTCAAGGAAGCTGTAACATTCTATGTCAGCAATATCAACTTCATTATCTTCACCTTTCTCAATtcccttcctttcttttttgtcatgctttactttgaaattttgttCCAGCAAACTATCGTTGAGACCCCGGAAATTTTTTCACTTCTACCTTTTAACGAAAGAAATCATGCCTATGAACTTGATGTAATTTATGATTACGGCACAAACATTCCTAGTAGAAGTTTTCGTAAGAACTATTTGCCTGATAAAAGTTTTAGTAAGGATTATTTGCCTGTTTTGATTCTACTTGGATTCATTTACTTGGTGCCTCTTCATGTTCTAGAGCTCTGCTCGGCAGTTGTAACTATGGATTCAGCTTCAAAGCTGTACTCAGAAGAGAATAACATGAGTGTCATGGATATGTTTAAAAGATCCATTGACATATCAATAATGAAAGGCACATTTATCACTTCTTTGTATATGCTCTTTTGGTCAACTTGCCTTTTGATTGCATTCCCATGGATGGCAGGTAACTGTTATGTGCTCTTCAGGGATTTAGGATACTACATATTTTTTGCagtaatttgttttttagtttttgtaaagcTGTTGAAGGTGTATTTGGAATGGAGTGCTATTTGGAATATGAGTTTTGTGATATCAGTTGTGGATGGTATATATGGTATTGGGGCTTTGCGAGTTTCGTATTACCTCAGCAGAGGTAATCAGAAGAGAGGACTACTtgtgatgcttgttttctttgctTTGGGACTTTGTTTAAGGTTGTCATGTGTCTCCCTTGGATGCTATAAAGGAGGGTATGGGATATTTGTACAAATTGGGCTCCTCGCTGTGTTAAATACCCTGAAATGGCTGTCGTGCATGATTTACTTTTCTGATTGCAAGGAGAGGAAAATGCAGAAGAAAGTTGATGAGGAATCAGGTAAAGATCTTGCAAAATGA
- the LOC100306366 gene encoding EPIDERMAL PATTERNING FACTOR-like protein 1-like precursor — protein MASLNSYHYYTNTSLLIILLLHNLFSLSLASASNHPQPAISTRELLFEEKNRLGSIPPSCHNKCNDCHPCMAVQVPTLPSHDSNPPDLTKTAAMATFLNPSSPQGNRYSNYKPLGWKCHCGDHFFNP, from the exons ATGGCTTCACTTAATTCATATCATTACTACACAAACACCTCCTTGCTCATCATACTTCTTCTCCATAATTTGTTCTCTCTATCTCTAGCTTCTGCCTCCAATCACCCTCAGCCTGCAATTTCTACAAGG GAACTGTTATTTGAGGAGAAAAACAGGCTAGGTTCAATTCCTCCTAGCTGTCATAACAAGTGCAATGATTGCCATCCATGCATGGCAGTTCAAGTGCCAACTTTGCCAAGCCATGACTCTAACCCTCCAGATCTTACCAAAACTGCAGCCATGGCAACTTTTCTTAACCCTTCTTCTCCGCAAGGCAACAGGTACTCCAATTACAAGCCATTGGGATGGAAATGCCATTGTGGTGACCACTTCTTCAACCCgtaa